One genomic segment of Vulpes vulpes isolate BD-2025 chromosome 2, VulVul3, whole genome shotgun sequence includes these proteins:
- the LOC112934373 gene encoding protocadherin beta-15-like → MEAGGECFPKQRQVLILFLLLGEALAGWESRRYSVMEETESGSFVANLAKDLGLGVGELAARGARVVSEDNEPGLQLDLQTGELVLSEKLDREEMCGSTDPCVMHFQVLLKNPLGVFRGELLVRDINDHSPEFPEREMTLKILETSPPGTVFALKKAQDLDVGNNNIQNYSISPNAHFRVSTRTRGDGRKYPELVLVKELDREEQAELKVTLTALDGGSPPRSGAAQVRILVLDVNDNAPEFVQTLYQVQVPENSPVGMLVVKVSARDLDTGTNGEISYSYFYSSQEISTTFELNNFSGEVRLIKKLDFETISSYELEMEASDGGGLSGRCSVSIEVVDVNDNFPELTISSLTSPIPENSPETEVALFRVRDRDSGDNGKMTCCIQDDLPFLLKPSEENFYTLVTNGALDRESQAEYNITITVSDLGTPRLQTQHTITVTVSDVNDNAPAFSQTTYTLRVRENNSPALHIGTVSATDRDAGANAQVTYSLLPPRDPQLPLASLVSINADNGQLFALRSLDYEALQAFEVRVGAADRGSPALSSQALVRVLVLDDNDNAPFVLYPLQNGSAPCTELVPRAAEAGYLVTKVVAVDGDSGQNAWLSFQLLKATEPGLFGVWAHNGEVRTARLLSERDAVRHRLLVLVKDNGEPPLSASVTLHVLLVDGFSQPYLPLPDVAAAEARADPLTVYLVIALASVSSLFLCSALAFVAVRLCRRSGAASGGGCAVPEGHFPGHLVDVSGAGTLSQSYQYEVCLTGGSGTSEFKFLKPIFPNIVSQDLGRKSEGNPTFQSNFPE, encoded by the coding sequence ATGGAGGCCGGAGGGGAGTGCTTTCCTAAACAAAGGCAAGTcctgattctctttctcctgttgGGAGAGGCTCTGGCAGGCTGGGAATCCCGTCGCTATTCCGTGATGGAGGAAACAGAGAGTGGCTCATTTGTGGCCAACCTGGCCAAGGACCTGGGACTGGGAGTAGGGGAGCTGGCAGCGCGGGGAGCCCGGGTGGTCTCTGAGGATAACGAACCCGGCTTGCAGCTTGATCTGCAGACCGGGGAGTTGGTATTAAGTGAGAAACTGGATCGGGAGGAGATGTGCGGCTCTACGGATCCATGTGTAATGCATTTCCAAGTGTTACTGAAAAACCCATTGGGAGTATTTCGGGGTGAGCTACTGGTGAGAGATATAAATGATCATTCTCCTGAATTTCCTGAAAGAGAAATGACTCTGAAAATCCTGGAGACAAGCCCTCCTGGGACTGTGTTTGCTTTGAAAAAAGCCCAGGACTTGGACGTGGGCAACAACAACATCCAAAATTACAGCATCAGTCCCAACGCTCATTTCCGTGTTTCTACCCGCACCAGAGGGGATGGTAGGAAATACCCAGAACTGGTACTAGTCAAAGAGCTGGATCGGGAGGAGCAGGCTGAGCTCAAAGTAACTCTCACAGCGCTGGATGGAGGCTCTCCGCCCCGGTCTGGTGCTGCTCAGGTTCGCATCTTGGTCCTGGACGTCAATGACAATGCCCCTGAGTTTGTACAGACACTCTACCAGGTTCAAGTTCCAGAGAACAGCCCTGTGGGCATGCTAGTTGTCAAGGTCTCTGCTAGAGATTTAGACACTGGGACAAATGGGGAGATATCCTACTCCTATTTTTATAGTTCTCAGGAGATAAGTACAACTTTTGAGCTAAACAACTTTTCAGGAGAAGTTCGACTGATTAAAAAACTAGATTTTGAGACAATATCTTCATATGAGCTGGAAATGGAGGCATCTGATGGTGGAGGGCTTTCTGGAAGATGCTCTGTCTCCATTGAGGTGGTGGATGTTAACGATAACTTCCCAGAACTAACTATTTCATCACTCACGAGCCCCATTCCTGAAAATTCTCCAGAAACAGAGGTGGCCCTGTTTAGAGTTCGAGATCGAGACTCGGGGGACAACGGAAAGATGACTTGCTGCATCCAGGATGATCTCCCTTTCCTCCTGAAACCATCAGAAGAGAATTTCTATACCTTGGTAACAAATGGGGCGCTGGACAGAGAGAGCCAGGCGGAGTACAACATCACCATCACCGTCAGTGACTTGGGGACCCCCAGGCTGCAAACCCAGCACACCATCACCGTGACGGTCTCCGACGTCAACGACAACGCCCCCGCCTTCAGCCAGACCACCTACACCCTGCGCGTCCGCGAGAACAACAGCCCCGCCCTGCACATCGGCACCGTGAGCGCCACCGACAGGGACGCGGGCGCCAACGCCCAGGTCACCTACTCGCTGCTGCCGCCCCGGGACCCGCAGCTGCCGCTCGCCTCGCTGGTGTCCATCAACGCGGACAACGGGCAGCTGTTCGCGCTCAGGTCCCTGGATTACGAGGCGCTGCAGGCCTTCGAGGTCCGCGTGGGCGCGGCCGACCGCGGCTCGCCCGCGCTGAGCAGCCAGGCGCTGGTGCGCGTGCTGGTGCTGGACGACAACGACAACGCGCCCTTCGTGCTGTACCCGCTGCAGAACGGCTCTGCGCCCTGCACCGAGCTGGTGCCGCGGGCGGCCGAGGCGGGCTACCTGGTGACCAAGGTGGTGGCGGTGGACGGCGACTCGGGCCAGAACGCCTGGCTGTCGTTCCAGCTGCTCAAGGCCACGGAGCCCGGGCTGTTCGGCGTGTGGGCGCACAACGGCGAGGTGCGCACGGCCCGGCTGCTGAGCGAGCGCGACGCCGTCAGGCACaggctgctggtgctggtcaAGGACAATGGCGAGCCGCCGCTGTCGGCCAGCGTCACGCTGCACGTGCTGCTGGTGGACGGCTTCTCGCAGCCCTACCTGCCGCTGCCGGACGTGGCGGCGGCCGAGGCCCGGGCCGACCCGCTCACCGTCTACCTGGTCATCGCCTTGGCGTCCGTGTCGTCGCTCTTCCTGTGCTCGGCGCTGGCGTTCGTGGCGGTGCGGCTGTGCAGGAGGAGCGGGGCGGCGTCGGGGGGTGGCTGCGCGGTGCCCGAGGGCCACTTCCCGGGCCACCTGGTGGACGTCAGCGGCGCGGGGACCCTGTCCCAGAGCTACCAGTACGAGGTGTGTCTGACGGGAGGCTCAGGGACCAGCGAGTTCAAGTTCTTGAAGCCGATTTTCCCCAATATTGTAAGCCAGGATCTTGGGAGGAAGTCAGAGGGAAATCCAACCTTCCAATCCAACTTTCCGGAATAG